A single genomic interval of Gammaproteobacteria bacterium harbors:
- a CDS encoding DUF2892 domain-containing protein, translating into MSEGAPSGTVKVRAWPDEDPAARAPINVGEGERVLTAVASGLLMISGVRRLSLSGLVLTALGGALAYRAASGHCAAYARMGIDTSTDSDASTVSEAPLSEAHIPRTPKIP; encoded by the coding sequence ATGTCTGAAGGCGCGCCCAGCGGAACGGTAAAGGTGCGGGCATGGCCGGATGAAGATCCGGCCGCGCGTGCACCCATCAACGTCGGGGAAGGTGAACGGGTGCTGACCGCTGTCGCCAGCGGCCTGCTGATGATCAGCGGGGTGCGGCGGCTGTCGCTAAGTGGACTGGTGTTGACCGCGCTTGGCGGCGCTTTGGCTTATCGCGCCGCCTCCGGTCACTGCGCCGCCTATGCACGGATGGGCATCGACACCTCGACGGACAGCGACGCCTCCACGGTGTCCGAAGCACCGTTGTCCGAAGCACATATACCGCGAACTCCGAAAATCCCGTAA
- a CDS encoding superoxide dismutase — protein MAHTLPELPYPKNALEPHISAETMEYHHDKHHKTYIDTVNQLIDGTDLKNASLEEIIKGTDNQKLFNNASQAWNHNLFWQCMSPDGGGAPQGKLASAIESSFGSFDDFKKEFKTTATSVFGAGWAWLVKDKSGKLAVRDLKHAGRNPIAESETALFGLDMWEHAYYIDYRNVKADYVEHFWEVANWDFIARKLDK, from the coding sequence ATGGCACATACGCTTCCCGAACTCCCTTATCCAAAAAATGCACTCGAGCCGCATATTTCGGCCGAAACCATGGAGTATCACCACGACAAGCATCACAAGACCTACATCGATACGGTCAATCAGCTTATCGATGGTACGGATCTCAAGAACGCGTCGCTGGAAGAAATCATCAAAGGCACCGACAACCAGAAGCTGTTCAACAATGCGTCCCAGGCCTGGAATCACAACCTGTTCTGGCAGTGCATGAGCCCGGACGGCGGCGGCGCGCCACAGGGCAAACTGGCCAGCGCCATCGAGAGCAGCTTTGGCTCGTTCGATGACTTCAAGAAAGAGTTCAAGACCACCGCCACGTCGGTGTTCGGCGCCGGCTGGGCCTGGCTGGTGAAAGACAAGAGCGGCAAGCTCGCCGTGCGCGATCTCAAGCATGCCGGCCGCAACCCGATAGCGGAAAGCGAGACAGCACTGTTCGGTCTGGACATGTGGGAGCATGCCTATTACATCGATTATCGTAACGTCAAGGCAGACTACGTCGAGCATTTCTGGGAAGTCGCCAACTGGGACTTCATCGCCCGCAAACTTGACAAATAA
- a CDS encoding universal stress protein, giving the protein MKDLIVHVEGSTRCTARIDYAARMAQRFNARLVGVYASQAPVMPLDDGLLQGLEGAVTAPESGEYDVQIAHAESEAAEETFKRCVARHAVTARWRTMAGGAADVMIAYARFADLAIVSQTHAGSVDIAADVALRAGRPVLVVPHTKHLSADAGHVMVAWDASREAARALHDAMPLLRAALRVTLLSIGPAEKMPPGVDIVEHLAAYGVHVESEQDDGGERERGRCLMARAAARRCDLIVMGAYGHSPLRQRMLGGTSSYVLKHMTVPVLMSH; this is encoded by the coding sequence GTGAAAGATCTGATCGTGCATGTCGAGGGCTCCACGCGCTGTACAGCCCGCATCGATTATGCGGCGCGCATGGCGCAGCGGTTCAACGCGCGGTTGGTGGGTGTATACGCCTCGCAGGCGCCGGTCATGCCGCTGGATGATGGTCTGTTGCAGGGACTGGAAGGCGCGGTTACCGCGCCGGAAAGTGGGGAATATGATGTGCAGATCGCCCACGCCGAGAGCGAGGCCGCCGAAGAAACCTTCAAGCGTTGCGTTGCCCGTCATGCGGTGACCGCCCGATGGCGAACGATGGCGGGGGGCGCCGCGGACGTGATGATTGCCTACGCCCGTTTCGCCGATCTGGCGATCGTCAGTCAGACGCACGCGGGCAGCGTGGACATCGCCGCGGATGTGGCATTGCGAGCGGGGCGGCCGGTGCTGGTCGTACCGCACACGAAGCACCTGTCGGCCGACGCCGGCCACGTCATGGTCGCCTGGGATGCAAGCCGCGAGGCAGCTCGGGCGCTGCACGATGCCATGCCGCTGCTGCGCGCGGCCTTGCGCGTGACGTTGCTGTCGATTGGCCCGGCGGAAAAAATGCCGCCCGGCGTCGATATAGTCGAGCATCTGGCAGCGTATGGCGTGCACGTCGAATCCGAGCAGGATGATGGCGGCGAGCGCGAGCGGGGTAGATGCCTGATGGCGCGCGCCGCGGCGCGGCGCTGCGATCTCATCGTCATGGGCGCGTACGGGCATTCGCCGCTACGGCAGCGCATGCTGGGCGGAACCTCCAGCTACGTGCTCAAGCACATGACAGTGCCCGTGTTAATGTCGCATTGA